AGAGGCCGTTTTCCAGCTCAACGGCCGTTTTTCAACctctaaaaagaaaagcaacttGTCCATGTGAATTCACATTACACTTCATAAACAGAGCATAATCGAAGGATATGCTTATTTTCTATGAACTGAGCGATTTTGAAGTAATCTATTATCAGATACTAATCTACATCTGGGATTTGATTCACTTTGTTTAATTGTCTGTGCATCGTTAATTGGTGGCGATTTAACTACCTTGTTATGTGGCAAGTGTCCCTGGTCAGCTTTGAGTCATTTGATAAATCATCCGAAAAGACACCTCAGGTGGCATTCAGGAGAGTCTCTAAACGTCTCCGTTCCCACAATCCGAGATCAAATCGAAAAATTTTGTTGATACACCTGTTTAAGGAATGATTTGGCAACcgctacttcttttttttttttaatgtttatacACCTGTTTTAGGAATGGTTTGGCAACTgctacttctttttttatttatataaatttaatctGGCCCAGTTGTTTTTTATTTGGATTAAATCAACCCAATATCTTCTTCGCCTATCTGACATAATATATCTTGGTAATGTAATTCTGACATGtacattaatttaaaaatcaaagtgCGTGCGATATCTCTTCTCCAACCCATACAAAAATGTTATGTTGATACAGCGCAGAATGCAAGAACATTTCTtggtatttttaatttaaaaccaTTTTAGGTTAAGACAaaataagacttttttttttttttttggcggggGGTGGGGGGGTGTTGTTTGTTTGCAAGATTGGAAGTTGAAATGACACTTGGTAGATTGCTGAGTTACTTACTCATTAGTTGTTGGCTGTCAGGCCTCGTATTTTAGCGCAGTATGTTGTAATTAGCTCGTGGCAAGTGAAAGACTTTGTAAACAAGATTGTTGGGCGAAGTGATTAGGATTCAATCTCATATAGTTTGAAGTGTACGTGGACTTTTTAGTTCGAATTCCCTGGTTGTCCTTTAATCTCAAAAAATCTTAATTCGCCTATTAATTGGTTGGATTGTTTCAAGTGTAGGAATAACTCCAACTTTATTCTAACTCGCAGTTGACATGTCACTATGAGCTTGTTCAAATTGAATAGCATTTGTGGCTCAAATAGAATATCTAACCGCATATGTGCAAAACTCTTATAATAAGGTCTAAGGAGATACCAACCCTTTTACACAAAAAAGACAAGAATTATTCATCTATATAAAGAAAGATTGTTATTTCCAATGCATTGTCTTTCTCATAtcatgcaaaatcaatatatcCAACATGAGAATCTTGCTTCATTAAGGAGTTCCTTGAGACACCCGTTAACAAGAGCTTATAAAATATTAGCAtaacttaatatttttcgaCTCATAAAATATTAGCACAACTAAATATCCCCGGTTTTTTTGtttggtgagagagagagagagagagagagagagagagagagagccgattgtgtgtgtgtgaaacttgacaggatgaagaagatagaagagccctctctctctcccatgtGAAAAGGAGCCAGCTCGCAAAGGGAGACGAATAATTCGCACGTGCCAGGTCAGCTTCGTCGCCGAGAACGCGTGCGGGTGCTCGCGTATATATGAAAGCAACCGTCCCTTCAAGTCCGCCATTGCTCAACTAAGAAGCTTCGCTCctccctctttcctctttcctttctccaCAGGTGATGAcctcgttttcttttttagaaaatacgGCTGAGGACGACTCGTTCCTACCTTTCCCTTTACTTAAAGTCGTCGTTTTCTCCTTCTATTTAGGGTGATCAGAGGactcagaagaagaagaagaagaataagaagaagaagaagaaggcggtGGTGATCCAATGGAGATCTTGTCGCCGAGAGTATTTCCCCAGGTAATACTCCTTCCCGTTTTCCATGATTAGATTTCTTCGAATATAGACGTAACGTTCAACATATTCGTTCGTATGttgattctttctttgttttccttcctTGTTTATGGGGGGTGAATATCCACAGATGGTTGAAGATGCAGCCTATTTccatcaccaccatcatcagCAACAAGTGAACTCCCCCTTCTCGTTCGATGACGAGTTTGATTTGTTCCATCCATCTTTTCATTCAGAGCCCTGCTCCAACTCGTCGCCATCCCATCTGGTCCCTCTTGTTAGCCGTGAGACGATGCCCGGTTTCGCCGCACCGTCAATCGAAGCTCCTCGAGAGCTAACCGAGAGGCCCTGGAAAAAGCTCAAGACCGAGAGATGGAACTCCCTGGGCGCACCGGCGCACGAAACGATGACTCGCAAAGTGGTGATATCGCCATCTCCGTCTCCATCTCGGTCTCTGTCTCCTGACTCCCACTTGATATCTTTTGGGAACCCCGATTCTTCTCCAGCCATATCCGATCCGATCCATGGTAAAGTCTTACAAGAGACTAAAGCCTCGTATGTGAaatcaatattttgaaaatcagaTCTTTTCTCATAGATATCTGTCTCGCTCTGATGTGTGTCAAAGGTACTTATGAAATCCAAGATTGCGAGGGACCAAAGACGAAAAACACCAGCGCGGCGACCAGGACGCCGGTTCACGCACAAGAGCATGTGCTAGCCGAGAGGAAGCGCCGCGAGAAGATCAGCAAGCGTCTCATCGCGCTCTCAGCCATCATTCCCAACCTTAAGAAGGTACAAGCCGTGAAAGTTCGGGAATTATTGTGAGTGTATGATTGACGGGTAGGATTAAGCTTGAGATTAGTACAGATTAGTTTAGTCATTAGCACCTGACGAGAGATGCGCTACTACTAGCTTAAACTAGAAGCACGCTGAAAGAATTTCTATGATAAATGTTAATTGTGTTTTTCAGATGGACAAGGCTTCCATCCTTGAGGATGCAATCGAGCACTTGAAAGAGCTTCAACAACGCGTCAAGGCACtcgaggaggaggcggcggcagcgAAGACGGTGGAGTCGGTCGTCGTGGTGAAGAAGTCCCAACTCACCACGGATGACGATACGTATTCTTCGTCGGACGAGCACTCTTGCAGCCAGATTGACCGGCAACTCTCGCTCCCGGAAATCGAGGCACGAGTTTCCGGAAACTGCGTCCTCATCAAAATCCATTGTGAGAGGCGCAATGGCTCTGTATCGAAGATGATCGGTGAAATAGAGGAACTGAACCTAACTGTCGTGAACAGTTGCATCATGCCCTTTGGAAGTTCCATCCTAGACGTCACCATCCTAGCTCAGGTAAATATATATGGTACccaaatttcttcaatttttttccccgGCTTTAACACCATATTGTTTTTCTTCCGAGAAATATTAGATGCAGAGATTAATCTTACTAAAATCACCAGGTTAATTATGCATCTAACACACGGGACTCCGCTTTTCTAATGACCTGATAAAAAAACGACCACAACGCTTAGTAAATGGGTTTATTTAGTAAAATTTCTCAATGCACTCGGTATATATCCCTTACTAAATCGTAACTTCTATTTTGCTCcatcaaacaaaaatttcttGTAGATGGACGTGGGATCCAGCTTGAAAATGGGGGATCTCGTGAGGAATCTGCGTCAAGCTCTTCTGGATCTCATGTGATCTCCTGCAATATTCTCATAATATCTGGAGTTGGGCACTAACAACGTGCCAAAACCCTAATAATGACACTTCAgttatttcatttcctttttttgggtcaaagtgTTTGAGAACTTTGAGCAGAAAGAAGGGTGCTGACGATGGATCACCCTCTCTGGTCGGACCACACCAACTCTTTTGCGAACGCCAGAGCATTGGCTCTGGTTTTTTAGCCTGGAGTCTCCATTATTTTGCGGGTGggttttttccccttatttttcGCGTGGTTGACCCGTTGGCCACGTTCAAAATACCCACGTGCTGTATAAGGAGAGTCCAGGAAACTTTTTCAAGAGGGGTTTTACAGGGAGGTCGGACATTTTCAGATgagacatctctctctctctctctctggttgaATCAGCTTGTGAGTCGTCTCAAGAGATGCTCTGTCTTGTTGGGCGCTTCTgggaattgaatttttttgatgtGTAATTTTTGTACATCGATAATTGATTAATGTACTTGTCTGTCATCATTTGAATATGAATCCAAGGTCACGATCTGCTCTGCTGCTAAGagcattatttatttcttattttattaatatgcaTAGTTAGATGCGACAACTCATATTTGGTGACTACAAGCAACACAAGTTTTATTAATCTAATATTTTATGatctactttatttatttatttatttttggttaaaGAGATTGTATTGTATTAAATACTTACATTATTTAAGATTATATTTAAGATATTATATTAAAAGCAAGCCATATGAATTAAGAGTACATCCGAAGATACTTTCTTTAgcttattctttttaaaaaattttaaatgaaaaaagagataaaatcaTGATatactttatcttttttcttttggggcaaTTTAAACTCCTTAACAGATAATAGTTAACAGCTAAATTCGTGGGAAAACATCAAGGCATCCTTGGCGGTATCCCAAAAttctcccttcctccctccctccctcagaCGTAAAGTTTAGctattttcccaaaagtcaAGTCGTTATGCAATTGGCCATCAAAATTTCATATCGAAACAAGTCCTTGGCCAACTAATTtagagaaacaaaataaatgatacCCCGGTATAATAGCATAATTTCTTAAGCCATATCAACAATAATTAGCTCATTAAATTTACCACCCCTTTTTCTAAAATCGGGATATTACAACCAATCCATAACATTGAAATAAAGGGGCAACTTGAAACTTTATATCTCTAGTATCAATTTGTTATTAACATTAATCTACATTTGTAATATAATAAGAAAGTAGCATGAACTATATTATAGAAAGCTTATTCGTACGAATGGCGTAGCTAAAGATTTATAGTTACACTTTTGTAGGGACAACTAAATGCCAAGCCCTAAAAATTGTGACAATAATGCATATGAGATATAAAACTTTCATTTCATGTatttaagtcctaaaagttGTTTTGATACACTCAAGCTCTTCTATTAACTCCCTTAGTTTTAAGTGCGCGCCTTTTATTTTCACTTGGCAGTTAATTAAAACAAGCTCCGTATATTTTTCGTCCACTAAAACATAATAGAGCTAACGGaatgaaataaattaaatttgggaCTTTAAATGGGTGAAaggaaagttttagaactccaATACATTATCATGGCAATTTTTAGGATTCCTCCTGTAATTGACATAAGGTGCTTTGCAGTTGACAGTGCGAGCTGTCTAGAAGTTTGTTAACTCGAGACCTTGTGGGAGGCAACAAACTTCTTTACTATTAGACCAACCATCTTAGTAGTACCTTGTTCCCTTTGTTTTTGTTCATAGAGGAAAATGATGCACGAAACAACCTGGATTAAGCAAAATGGACAACATTTAATTGAAGATAACTAAATAAGCAACGTATGCCCCACTTCTCATTTTAAAGGTgttaataccaccaaaaaaaaaaaaaaaatctcaaaatgataCTTTGTGCCttatttaccccaaaattaattttcatattaaaaaagtcTCAAATTGGCACATAAATGCCGCATTTACCCCATTAAATGTTacggtttaagatttttcagtAAGAATTTACGTCATATGCCTGATCATTTGAGTTGTTTGCCATGAGCGTTTCCACATTAATGATATAAGAGGATTGGATGGGAttggtcctactctattcctactctacactcacttgcagacttgtgccctgcctcttgcagggcgtgggagtcgcaacccactctcaaacttacgcgtccctactccctatccccctgagaaggtggggatttgaacccctcacctcccccttccatgttggatgGGAGTTAAGAGAGTGCAATTTTGTCATTGGgttcaatttaggattttttgtgatttgaaaTGTGGTATGAGGGTATGTGTGGTACTACTGCTTTAGTatggaattttttatgatatggaaaattaatttgagtaaatCTGATACGGTTGTATCAGattgaggtttttggtggtaatATTGTATTTTAGTTTTGTTGGAGGCTTCTATATGTGTAAGAAACCCATCCGCATCATAACACATTGCGCTCCAAATTTTTTGTCCAATCTAAGCATAGTATCCTTCCGCACAAACAATTATTTATTGTGAATTCCAATGTGCTCCTAATACAACAATATTTATAAGAATTACAACGAACCGGATATGGTTAGAACATGTTATTATGAGGTGAGATTGGTCCCTcgaaaaacaaaatatataccCATCTTGTAGGCGGTTGCTATAGGAAACCCACACAATCAATTACCTATGAAATAATATTACAAGAACTTAAATACATGCATTTAGGCCCcattcattttgcaaaaatatggtgttttcgaaaattattttccaggcagcaattttcctagaaaatgatcATATTTTAACATTAGAAGAGGCTACTCCCCTCCGTCGTCAATCTCCGATAGCGTTATTCTGTCAATTCCCCATTGTATCCCTGcggctgctcctcctccttctcagtTGCTTCGATTCCTCGCACCATCACGCTCCTCCCGTGGTACCTTGGCTCCACGCGCCACCGTGCCTAGGCTGCCGAAGGCGGTTGAGAGAGACCAGATGCGCTGCCCTCTCCTTCCTCGAGACCGCTACGATTGAGAGGCCTATGGCCCCTCCCCTGAGGCTCGCTTTTCCGATGGTGATCGTCACCACCTCGAGAAGTTCATGAGTTTTATAGAGGCGCAGGTTGGCCCGCTGATCAACAAATCCCTGGTGCTCAAGCTAAACTCGCCTAGCTCGTCGAATCTGGCAAGTCCTAAGCTTGCAGGCCTTGGGCGAGTTCGGCTTTGCGAGATCAAGCAACGATTGAGCTGGCCTGTGAATGGTCACGGCTGCCACTGTGGCTGACAATCAACCAAggtcaaggaagaagaagaaaaggaaagaaagaaaagaaaaataaaaaaataaaaagaaaacataaaaataaaagggaagtgTGTTTGGTGATAGAAAATGAGGTGGTGTTTTTGCTAATCGTAGATAACGTTTTCTTCAATTagttcatttttcgtgaaataaacgtcagacaatccaaaaaatatttttttagaagttattttctgtgaaacaatGGAACTTTAAGTATTCATTTTTAACTATATTCACATACATTTTACCAATCAATTTTTATGCTCTATGAATCTTGTTATTGTACGTCTTTCTCATTTAAACGTGGAAGATCTTCAGtggcccaattttttttttttttttttttggaaattgaaattacattttTAGATTGGACGGTGATTCAGCAATAGAAATTTCAGTCAAACTGTCCCACTCAGCGTAAAGTATAATCGGTACTTGGATTTGTCAATTCTGTCGAGGCAATTCGTGTTATTCAATGAGGATTTGCATGATTAGCTGCAAAGTTTTGCATTTGAAACACGTTTCACATGGCAATTTGGACTTTCAAGGCTAGAGTTCTCTCCTTTGacccaaaggaaaagaagaaaatatggaCGGTGATTCAATAGTCATTTCgacgaataaaataaaataaaattcaatggTCATGAATAGGACTAAAGTCTTTCTGTTAATGATGGCACCGGCAGCCTCCGCTAAGCAAACCTCTCTAATTTgctttacttttttccttttttttcctttttttgctttctctatACAGCTAGAAAGCTGGTCTAAAAGTTTAGGAGGATCGCAATAAAATGACCCAATCTAAGGACAACATTGATTAAGTCTACCAATGACTGGCGTGTCAGGAGAACGTTGAAAGGGACGAGTTTAGTGGACTAGTGATAGAGACTTACGCAAGATTCATTACTTTCTATGGAATATTAACTTTGATAAAGCCGGTGAGTtatcattttgatcaatttatttACAACGAAAATTTATTAACAAATATCTGACTTGactcaaatttattttcgtGGTGCGGTGGGGTGTGTCTTCCAGCAAGACCTTTTTACTCAAATGGATCCTTAAAATGGAAAAGTCAtgagaaaagtgttaaaaatgttttaaaccttttgtgtctaaatcaatttagttctaaaatttttagtttgataTTAATTAAGTTCTTTCGattaattttggctggattttgttGACCGGAAGTCGATCGGCTTACATGGCAtgacctttgttttttttttttttttggtcagtcctactctatacCTTTGTTGacgtggataacttttaataatattttaatatttttttacaatctttttatctttattttatttttttattttttaattttttccttttgctcctccctccttctccttcctctagttGGTCATTGGACCTCGGTGATCGGTCAGAGGCGGCAGccagtgaggctcaagcctttgCTAGAGGTCGTAAGGTCATTCCTACAAGGGCTCGAGCCCTTGCTAATAGTTGGGCAAGGTGATTTGGagaggtgagcctcgcccatggtcggCGAGGCTTGATCTTCACCAAATCCAGCAAGGGTGAGTCTCGTTGCCCATTGCGAGCTTGgttgggtttttcttttgggtgcAATCCTTGACTTTTCATTTGGGCCACCTCATGAGATGAAAGCCTCATAATTTCTCCCAAGCTACAATAGCACAACCATATTGTCAATAAAGTCAAACAccataaataaaatgcatgagACCTACAAaacttacattcaaaatagtcattttagTATAGAAGTCTATATAAAGCCTATATCCATATTGCCTTATCCTTTTGCCAAGAGCCCCTTTGGTTTGATATGTGGTTGTAGTTTAGTAGATTGAAAGCAATAAAGTTGgcattgaattgattaaaaattgaaCTCCTCACAATTGCAACTTCACTATTGCGAACCCTAATTTCGCCTGAGCTCGAGCCTGAGCCCTAATTTTTCTGGCCAATTGAGTCGGCGAGAGAAGATAACAAACCTAATTGAGAGATAGTGATAGAGATGGCACATGCGCGATAGTGATCGAGTAAGTGACAGCGAGCGACAACAATGATGATGAGTGAATGACAAGGggagttgattctttgaatcgcCTGAACAACAGTGACCCCAAGCCCTATTTTGTTCTTGGTTGTGCAACAACGTTTTCTCTAGAGGTGTGTGATGCCGTTTTACTTCACCAAGCCACGTAGGATTGTTCATGTGgaccgatttttattttttatttttaaatgctaCATCATATGAAACTTTTAATTATGAATATCACGTACTTTTTTGGGTGGAATATCTTGCTGGAGGCACTTGAGTGATTGTTTTTTTCGCTgctttgacatttaagtgatccacTAAAAACTTTGGTATCAAAGTGAGTGTCGTAgacaatttttggcatttttggtgTCCTTCTATACATAACAAATGAtacatatttttcattaatcacATTT
This region of Eucalyptus grandis isolate ANBG69807.140 chromosome 8, ASM1654582v1, whole genome shotgun sequence genomic DNA includes:
- the LOC104414081 gene encoding transcription factor bHLH19, with the translated sequence MEILSPRVFPQMVEDAAYFHHHHHQQQVNSPFSFDDEFDLFHPSFHSEPCSNSSPSHLVPLVSRETMPGFAAPSIEAPRELTERPWKKLKTERWNSLGAPAHETMTRKVVISPSPSPSRSLSPDSHLISFGNPDSSPAISDPIHGTYEIQDCEGPKTKNTSAATRTPVHAQEHVLAERKRREKISKRLIALSAIIPNLKKMDKASILEDAIEHLKELQQRVKALEEEAAAAKTVESVVVVKKSQLTTDDDTYSSSDEHSCSQIDRQLSLPEIEARVSGNCVLIKIHCERRNGSVSKMIGEIEELNLTVVNSCIMPFGSSILDVTILAQMDVGSSLKMGDLVRNLRQALLDLM